The following proteins are co-located in the Panthera uncia isolate 11264 unplaced genomic scaffold, Puncia_PCG_1.0 HiC_scaffold_530, whole genome shotgun sequence genome:
- the LOC125918198 gene encoding uncharacterized protein LOC125918198 isoform X1 encodes MPWNKQETSHHPETYVISKDRVSFPHEVAPCFNNKMSHSVLCCLLERRGEGIPLTASSHFLDSVYLKAPAENEVKDMMDSLEGCERHEEGQGKELSQGFELKESRSTLVFSEVYPRSSEIQSVESVVVPDNSIQVSEIHIHCRGPDTSKMEVSGGPLQTLKSNLDETSEQLYFQGERDRKATSAFSGKNVDASENVAFEAVIASIEPSKKESPVNEIQTDINKSLINNSQESESKNPYLSLLNYNDESSFSDKLSHPCYESTPRVFELAVSKPLLLKKDNGDSSLYWHPNLKSLPSAPQEMFIKPLSLIPEWKSSASLCEKSHSQAVGLGTAQSALFQCDRGNEPFLPTGKIESVPVLDLTGKVGSSNIFYPLKVWTSDSLVLQDLKQQTLEEVADSSNYILGKNINSSNIIESPSAGWTVGSSFSANLVTCDAKSQGTLPVTSNASSVAVGQETLLKADVGQDKIPRPMGAKSSFIIHTIMQNDSCFIEGLQVKAESDVCTLDDDTESCSLDENAVVRSTRVADLQREVCDQGDLTGEYVELAGLKNVLDDLEVCDRFLHWQSALQLSSKKESDFQELVDHSNTDINQSFSSVLPPFVPHELTRELEYHYSDLRMLRVSPDTVQKTLKHLAGM; translated from the exons ATGCCATGGAACAAACAGGAAACTTCACACCATCCAGAAACATATGTGATCAGTAAGGACCGTGTTTCTTTTCCACATGAAGTTGCTCCttgttttaataacaaaatgtCACATTCTGTCTTGTGTTGTCTgttggaaagaagaggagagggcatTCCCTTGACAGCTAGTAGTCATTTTTTGGACAGTGTTTATTTAAAGGCTCCAGCTGAGAATGAGGTGAAAGACATGATGGATTCTTTGGAGGGGTGTGAAAGACATGAAGAAGGTCAGGGGAAAGAATTATCTCAAGGTTTTGAACTAAAGGAGAGTAGAAGTACCTTAGTATTTTCAGAGGTGTATCCCAGATCTTCAGAAATACAGTCTGTTGAGAGTGTTGTAGTTCCTGATAATTCTATACAAGTTTCAGAAATACATATACACTGTAGGGGACCAGATACCTCTAAGATGGAGGTGTCTGGTGGTCCTCTTCAGACTCTTAAATCCAACTTGGATGAGACATCAGAACAACTTTATTTTCAAGGGGAAAGAGACCGAAAGGCAACTTCTGCTTTTAGTGGAAAAAATGTTGATGCTTCTGAAAATGTAGCCTTTGAGGCAGTTATTGCCTCTATTGAGCCTTCCAAGAAAGAGAGTCCAGTAAATGAAATCCAAACTGACATCAATAAGTCTTTAATAAATAATAGCCAAGAAAGTGAATCAAAAAATCCATATCTTTCCCTATTAAATTATAATGATGAAAGCTCTTTCTCTGATAAGCTTAGTCATCCATGTTATGAGTCCACTCCTAGGGTGTTTGAATTAGCAGTTTCAAAACCATTGTTGCTTAAAAAAGATAATGGTGATAGTTCCCTCTATTGGCATCCTAATTTAAAGTCACTCCCCAGTGCTCCTCAGGAAATGTTTATTAAGCCACTTTCTCTTATTCCAGAGTGGAAGTCATCTGCTTCTTTGTGTGAAAAATCTCACAGCCAGGCTGTTGGTCTTGGCACAGCACAGTCAGCTTTATTTCAGTGTGATAGAGGCAATGAACCATTTCTTCCCACTGGGAAGATAGAGTCTGTTCCTGTTCTTGACCTTACAGGGAAGGTAGgatcttcaaacattttttatccGTTGAAAGTATGGACTTCAGATTCGTTGGTTTTACAAGATTTAAAGCAGCAAACCTTGGAAGAAGTTGCAGATTCCTCAAACTATATTTTGGGTAAGAATATAAACTCTAGTAACATCATTGAAAGTCCATCTGCAGGATGGACTGTAGGAAGCAGCTTTTCAGCAAACTTGGTGACATGTGATGCAAAGTCACAAGGTACTTTACCAGTGACCAGTAACGCATCATCAGTTGCAGTTGGCCAAGAGACGTTGCTGAAAGCTGATGTAGGCCAAGATAAAATTCCTCGGCCTATGGGAGCCAAGTCCAGTTTCATTATACATACAATTATGCAAAATGACTCCTGTTTTATAGAGGGGCTGCAGGTGAAGGCTGAATCTGACGTCTGTACTCTGGATGATGATACTGAATCCTGTAGCCTAGATGAAAATGCTGTTGTACGCAGTACAAGAGTTGCTGATCTACAAAGAGAG GTATGTGACCAAGGTGACCTGACTGGAGAGTACGTTGAGCTAGCaggtttaaaaaatgtgcttGATGATCTAGAGGTTTGTGACAGATTTCTGCACTGGCAATCTGCCTTACAACTGTCATCTAAGAAAGAGAGTGATTTTCAGGAGCTT
- the LOC125918198 gene encoding uncharacterized protein LOC125918198 isoform X2 produces MPWNKQETSHHPETYVISKDRVSFPHEVAPCFNNKMSHSVLCCLLERRGEGIPLTASSHFLDSVYLKAPAENEVKDMMDSLEGCERHEEGQGKELSQGFELKESRSTLVFSEVYPRSSEIQSVESVVVPDNSIQVSEIHIHCRGPDTSKMEVSGGPLQTLKSNLDETSEQLYFQGERDRKATSAFSGKNVDASENVAFEAVIASIEPSKKESPVNEIQTDINKSLINNSQESESKNPYLSLLNYNDESSFSDKLSHPCYESTPRVFELAVSKPLLLKKDNGDSSLYWHPNLKSLPSAPQEMFIKPLSLIPEWKSSASLCEKSHSQAVGLGTAQSALFQCDRGNEPFLPTGKIESVPVLDLTGKVGSSNIFYPLKVWTSDSLVLQDLKQQTLEEVADSSNYILGKNINSSNIIESPSAGWTVGSSFSANLVTCDAKSQGTLPVTSNASSVAVGQETLLKADVGQDKIPRPMGAKSSFIIHTIMQNDSCFIEGLQVKAESDVCTLDDDTESCSLDENAVVRSTRVADLQREVDHSNTDINQSFSSVLPPFVPHELTRELEYHYSDLRMLRVSPDTVQKTLKHLAGM; encoded by the coding sequence ATGCCATGGAACAAACAGGAAACTTCACACCATCCAGAAACATATGTGATCAGTAAGGACCGTGTTTCTTTTCCACATGAAGTTGCTCCttgttttaataacaaaatgtCACATTCTGTCTTGTGTTGTCTgttggaaagaagaggagagggcatTCCCTTGACAGCTAGTAGTCATTTTTTGGACAGTGTTTATTTAAAGGCTCCAGCTGAGAATGAGGTGAAAGACATGATGGATTCTTTGGAGGGGTGTGAAAGACATGAAGAAGGTCAGGGGAAAGAATTATCTCAAGGTTTTGAACTAAAGGAGAGTAGAAGTACCTTAGTATTTTCAGAGGTGTATCCCAGATCTTCAGAAATACAGTCTGTTGAGAGTGTTGTAGTTCCTGATAATTCTATACAAGTTTCAGAAATACATATACACTGTAGGGGACCAGATACCTCTAAGATGGAGGTGTCTGGTGGTCCTCTTCAGACTCTTAAATCCAACTTGGATGAGACATCAGAACAACTTTATTTTCAAGGGGAAAGAGACCGAAAGGCAACTTCTGCTTTTAGTGGAAAAAATGTTGATGCTTCTGAAAATGTAGCCTTTGAGGCAGTTATTGCCTCTATTGAGCCTTCCAAGAAAGAGAGTCCAGTAAATGAAATCCAAACTGACATCAATAAGTCTTTAATAAATAATAGCCAAGAAAGTGAATCAAAAAATCCATATCTTTCCCTATTAAATTATAATGATGAAAGCTCTTTCTCTGATAAGCTTAGTCATCCATGTTATGAGTCCACTCCTAGGGTGTTTGAATTAGCAGTTTCAAAACCATTGTTGCTTAAAAAAGATAATGGTGATAGTTCCCTCTATTGGCATCCTAATTTAAAGTCACTCCCCAGTGCTCCTCAGGAAATGTTTATTAAGCCACTTTCTCTTATTCCAGAGTGGAAGTCATCTGCTTCTTTGTGTGAAAAATCTCACAGCCAGGCTGTTGGTCTTGGCACAGCACAGTCAGCTTTATTTCAGTGTGATAGAGGCAATGAACCATTTCTTCCCACTGGGAAGATAGAGTCTGTTCCTGTTCTTGACCTTACAGGGAAGGTAGgatcttcaaacattttttatccGTTGAAAGTATGGACTTCAGATTCGTTGGTTTTACAAGATTTAAAGCAGCAAACCTTGGAAGAAGTTGCAGATTCCTCAAACTATATTTTGGGTAAGAATATAAACTCTAGTAACATCATTGAAAGTCCATCTGCAGGATGGACTGTAGGAAGCAGCTTTTCAGCAAACTTGGTGACATGTGATGCAAAGTCACAAGGTACTTTACCAGTGACCAGTAACGCATCATCAGTTGCAGTTGGCCAAGAGACGTTGCTGAAAGCTGATGTAGGCCAAGATAAAATTCCTCGGCCTATGGGAGCCAAGTCCAGTTTCATTATACATACAATTATGCAAAATGACTCCTGTTTTATAGAGGGGCTGCAGGTGAAGGCTGAATCTGACGTCTGTACTCTGGATGATGATACTGAATCCTGTAGCCTAGATGAAAATGCTGTTGTACGCAGTACAAGAGTTGCTGATCTACAAAGAGAG